In Necator americanus strain Aroian chromosome IV, whole genome shotgun sequence, the following proteins share a genomic window:
- a CDS encoding hypothetical protein (NECATOR_CHRIV.G16659.T2), which yields MGSSPEAKSILAPLILEMKKSLEEGNIDKIAAFYDPDAVFIEIGKSGVWGKEIKPKLMEWDQRLGKTTYKPTEEKYEMAGDYIIITMNVDVKSEKMGDIKMKTAQIWRKSNNTYLIMHDEFAVL from the exons ATGGGCTCCAGTCCAG aagcaaAGTCCATCCTAGCGCCACTTATccttgaaatgaagaaaagccTTGAAGAAGGGAATATCGACAAA atAGCAGCGTTTTATGACCCGGATGctgtttttattgaaattggaaaaagcGGAGTTTGGGGGAAAG AAATCAAGCCAAAATTGATGGAATGGGACCAACGTTTGGGGAAAACGACATACAAG CCCACAGAGGAGAAGTACGAAATGGCTGGCGATTACATTATCATCACTATGAATGTTGACgtcaaaagtgaaaagatgGGTGACATCAAGATGAAAACAGCGCAAATATGGCGGAAATCCAATAACACTTACTTGATTATGCATGACGAGTTCGCagttttatga
- a CDS encoding hypothetical protein (NECATOR_CHRIV.G16658.T1): MQVASINDVKIYNLSAGKSIPEWMSSEARRKAERKSIDVRRRVQLIQDFEMPDVSHTVNVSRDGRYVFATGCYKSWLKCYDLENLSQKFQRGLDAAVVKLIPLSDDYSKIVLLEEDRFLEMHAAFGRYFRMRMPRCGRDMAFSMESSDLYLVGASTEVYRLNLELGEWLSPLQTNGSALNCCQFADSHQLFVCGTTEGQVEAWDHRDKSRVGVLDCLPHLTEIKSTVEITSVSFRDALRLGVGTSNGQVLMYDIRSCKPLIVKDHINGLPIKKIDFVLRENENLVLSMDGRVLKIWNENDGKPFAAVETENGLNDFCRYPNSGLMFFANEAPRMLQFFIPALGPAPKWCSYLETITEELEESQSASLYDDYKFVTKDELEQLSLSHLIGSSVLRAYMHGYFLDRRLYDKAQLITQPFAYEKYRDRKVQDLMLQERENRVIKDKQQSVLPKVNKELAARLQAEAATEINASSSAKKKKNDKKKAINASSILEDDRFTKLFSDLDFEVDENTDQFKRSLSVQQKEKAKMVNSMQDEDQDEEEEEVLLPELPSVEETDRAFHRSAEGSSSSNSDNETDEETLSDKKKLEREKAKRKQEQRERHHQQYEEKMLQREAERAARLVYKPKKFVFHELDSSESTRKFLDEHVEDEGPSDKSISLAARKSLMKEQGELEKHEDVFGGRSMTFTLAKKGASGREARAVEEKKKHMKERKATIRKPTTNIKRSLKKLPGNLSKP, encoded by the exons ATGCAAGTCGCATCCATCAACGATGTGAAGATATACAACTTAAGCGCTGGAAAGAGTATTCCAGAA tGGATGAGCTCCGAGGCGAGAAGGAAAGCAGAGCGAAAAAGCATCG ATGTACGTAGGCGGGTTCAATTAATTCAAGATTTTGAAATGCCTGATGTCAGCCATACCGTCAATGTTTCTCGTGATGGCAGATATGTTTTTGCTACAG GTTGTTACAAGTCATGGTTAAAGTGCTATGATTTGGAAAATCTTTCTCAAAAGTTCCAACGAGGTCTCGACGCTGCTGTCGTTAAATTAATACCATTAAGCGATGATTACTCTAAG ATCGTCCTCCTGGAAGAAGATCGTTTTCTGGAAATGCATGCTGCGTTTGGGAGGTATTTTCGGATGCGTATGCCTCGCTGCGGACGCGATATGGCTTTCTCTATGGAGAGCAGTGACCTTTACCTCGTTGGTGCTAG tacTGAGGTGTACCGCTTGAATTTGGAGTTAGGTGAGTGGCTCTCTCCCCTTCAGACCAATGGCTCTGCACTGAATTGTTGCCAGTTCGCCGACTCTCACCAACTTTTCGTATGCG GAACAACGGAAGGTCAAGTGGAAGCATGGGATCATCGAGACAAATCAAGAGTTGGAGTCCTGGATTGCTTGCCACACTTGACTGAAATAAA GTCCACTGTGGAAATAACATCCGTGAGTTTCCGGGATGCTTTGCGGCTCGGTGTTGGAACAAGTAATGGTCAG GTCCTCATGTACGATATTCGTTCTTGTAAACCTTTAATTGTCAAGGATCATATAAATGGATTGCCAATCAAGAAGATCGATTTTGTTTTGAG AGAGAATGAAAATCTCGTGCTGAGTATGGATGGCCGCGTTCTAAAGATCTGGAATGAGAACGATGGAAAACCATTTGCTGCTGTTGAAACGGAGAATGGCTTGAACGATTTCTGTCGTTATCCCAATTCTG gcttAATGTTTTTCGCGAACGAAGCACCTCGTATGCTGCAGTTTTTCATCCCTGCTCTTGGTCCAGCGCCAAAGTGGTGTTCATATCTCGAAACTATAACCGAAGAATTGGAGGAAAGCCAATCAGCCTCCC tgtacGACGACTACAAATTCGTCACGAAGGATGAACTGGAACAGCTTAGCCTTTCGCATCTTATTGGAAGTTCCGTGCTAAGGGCCTACATGCACGGCTATTTCTTGGACAGGAGACTCTATGACAAAGCTCAGCTCATCACGCAACCATTTGCTTATGAGAAATATAGGGATCGGAAG GTACAAGATCTCATGCTTCAAGAACGTGAGAACAGGGTCATCAAAGATAAGCAACAATCAGTTTTACCAAAG GTGAATAAGGAGTTGGCAGCTCGACTTCAAGCTGAAGCAGCAACTGAGATTAATGCAAGTAGCTCggccaagaaaaagaaaaatgataaaaagaag gcAATTAATGCTTCTTCTATTCTTGAAGATGATCGTTTCACAAAGTTGTTCAGTGATCTGGACTTCGAG GTAGACGAAAACACTGACCAGTTCAAACGTAGTTTGTCTGtacaacagaaagaaaaagctaaGATGGTAAACTCTATGCAGGACGAGGATCAGGATGAAGAG gaagaagaagtacTTCTGCCTGAGCTACCTAGTGTGGAGGAAACAGATCGTGCTTTCCATCGAAGTGCAGAAGGTAGCAGTAGTAGCAATAGCGACAATGAAACTGATGAGGAAACTCTTTCGGACAAGAAGAagttagaaagagaaaaggcAAAACGAAAGCAAGAGCAGCGAGAACGTCACCATCAACAGTACGAGGAAAAGATGCTGCAGAGAGAAGCAGAACG AGCTGCTCGTCTTGTATACAAACCAAAGAAGTTTGTTTTCCATGAACTGGACTCTTCAGAGAGCACCCGGAAATTCCTTGACGAACACGTCGAGGACGAAGGTCCTTCAGAT aagtCGATCTCCTTAGCAGCAAGGAAGTCGCTCATGAAGGAGCAAGGAGAATTAGAGAAGCATGAGGATGTGTTCGGAGGTCGTTCCATGACATTTACTCTGGCCAAAAAAGGAGCCTCGGGGAGAGAAGCTAGGGCAGTGGAGGAAAAG AAGAAACACATGAAGGAACGGAAGGCAACGATACGGAAGCCGACGACTAACATAAAAAGATCATTAAAGAAACTTCCTGGGAATCTTTCGAAGCCATGA
- a CDS encoding hypothetical protein (NECATOR_CHRIV.G16659.T1): MKSSCVLEAKSILAPLILEMKKSLEEGNIDKIAAFYDPDAVFIEIGKSGVWGKEIKPKLMEWDQRLGKTTYKPTEEKYEMAGDYIIITMNVDVKSEKMGDIKMKTAQIWRKSNNTYLIMHDEFAVL, from the exons ATGAAGTCAAGTTGCGTCCTAG aagcaaAGTCCATCCTAGCGCCACTTATccttgaaatgaagaaaagccTTGAAGAAGGGAATATCGACAAA atAGCAGCGTTTTATGACCCGGATGctgtttttattgaaattggaaaaagcGGAGTTTGGGGGAAAG AAATCAAGCCAAAATTGATGGAATGGGACCAACGTTTGGGGAAAACGACATACAAG CCCACAGAGGAGAAGTACGAAATGGCTGGCGATTACATTATCATCACTATGAATGTTGACgtcaaaagtgaaaagatgGGTGACATCAAGATGAAAACAGCGCAAATATGGCGGAAATCCAATAACACTTACTTGATTATGCATGACGAGTTCGCagttttatga
- a CDS encoding hypothetical protein (NECATOR_CHRIV.G16658.T2): MTPKVYWLGAKVYAPAPDGARFRFGACYVAEARLVVGFCLVVSFGYDVVLIRRPSPNVVTVGFFLGSCPFEVSIIASLDEYLSLAKLVYCGAEFAIRNVQMQVASINDVKIYNLSAGKSIPEWMSSEARRKAERKSIDVRRRVQLIQDFEMPDVSHTVNVSRDGRYVFATGCYKSWLKCYDLENLSQKFQRGLDAAVVKLIPLSDDYSKIVLLEEDRFLEMHAAFGRYFRMRMPRCGRDMAFSMESSDLYLVGASTEVYRLNLELGEWLSPLQTNGSALNCCQFADSHQLFVCGTTEGQVEAWDHRDKSRVGVLDCLPHLTEIKSTVEITSVSFRDALRLGVGTSNGQVLMYDIRSCKPLIVKDHINGLPIKKIDFVLRENENLVLSMDGRVLKIWNENDGKPFAAVETENGLNDFCRYPNSGLMFFANEAPRMLQFFIPALGPAPKWCSYLETITEELEESQSASLYDDYKFVTKDELEQLSLSHLIGSSVLRAYMHGYFLDRRLYDKAQLITQPFAYEKYRDRKVQDLMLQERENRVIKDKQQSVLPKVNKELAARLQAEAATEINASSSAKKKKNDKKKAINASSILEDDRFTKLFSDLDFEVDENTDQFKRSLSVQQKEKAKMVNSMQDEDQDEEEEEVLLPELPSVEETDRAFHRSAEGSSSSNSDNETDEETLSDKKKLEREKAKRKQEQRERHHQQYEEKMLQREAERAARLVYKPKKFVFHELDSSESTRKFLDEHVEDEGPSDKSISLAARKSLMKEQGELEKHEDVFGGRSMTFTLAKKGASGREARAVEEKKKHMKERKATIRKPTTNIKRSLKKLPGNLSKP, translated from the exons ATGACGCCAAAGGTGTATTGGCTCGGCGCCAAAGTGTACGCACCGGCCCCCGATGGAGCTCGCTTTCGGTTTGGAGCATGTTATGTGGCGGAGGCAAGGCTTGTTGTTG GGTTTTGTCTTGTGGTTTCCTTCGGATATGATGTGGTCCTGATCCGTCGACCTTCTCCTAACGTTGTCACTGTCGGTTTTTTCTTGGGTTCATGTCCCTTCGAAGTTTCCATCATCGCTTCTCTTGATGAATATCTCTCTTTGGCCAAACTAGTGTACTGTGGTGCAGAATTCGCGATAAGGAA TGTACAGATGCAAGTCGCATCCATCAACGATGTGAAGATATACAACTTAAGCGCTGGAAAGAGTATTCCAGAA tGGATGAGCTCCGAGGCGAGAAGGAAAGCAGAGCGAAAAAGCATCG ATGTACGTAGGCGGGTTCAATTAATTCAAGATTTTGAAATGCCTGATGTCAGCCATACCGTCAATGTTTCTCGTGATGGCAGATATGTTTTTGCTACAG GTTGTTACAAGTCATGGTTAAAGTGCTATGATTTGGAAAATCTTTCTCAAAAGTTCCAACGAGGTCTCGACGCTGCTGTCGTTAAATTAATACCATTAAGCGATGATTACTCTAAG ATCGTCCTCCTGGAAGAAGATCGTTTTCTGGAAATGCATGCTGCGTTTGGGAGGTATTTTCGGATGCGTATGCCTCGCTGCGGACGCGATATGGCTTTCTCTATGGAGAGCAGTGACCTTTACCTCGTTGGTGCTAG tacTGAGGTGTACCGCTTGAATTTGGAGTTAGGTGAGTGGCTCTCTCCCCTTCAGACCAATGGCTCTGCACTGAATTGTTGCCAGTTCGCCGACTCTCACCAACTTTTCGTATGCG GAACAACGGAAGGTCAAGTGGAAGCATGGGATCATCGAGACAAATCAAGAGTTGGAGTCCTGGATTGCTTGCCACACTTGACTGAAATAAA GTCCACTGTGGAAATAACATCCGTGAGTTTCCGGGATGCTTTGCGGCTCGGTGTTGGAACAAGTAATGGTCAG GTCCTCATGTACGATATTCGTTCTTGTAAACCTTTAATTGTCAAGGATCATATAAATGGATTGCCAATCAAGAAGATCGATTTTGTTTTGAG AGAGAATGAAAATCTCGTGCTGAGTATGGATGGCCGCGTTCTAAAGATCTGGAATGAGAACGATGGAAAACCATTTGCTGCTGTTGAAACGGAGAATGGCTTGAACGATTTCTGTCGTTATCCCAATTCTG gcttAATGTTTTTCGCGAACGAAGCACCTCGTATGCTGCAGTTTTTCATCCCTGCTCTTGGTCCAGCGCCAAAGTGGTGTTCATATCTCGAAACTATAACCGAAGAATTGGAGGAAAGCCAATCAGCCTCCC tgtacGACGACTACAAATTCGTCACGAAGGATGAACTGGAACAGCTTAGCCTTTCGCATCTTATTGGAAGTTCCGTGCTAAGGGCCTACATGCACGGCTATTTCTTGGACAGGAGACTCTATGACAAAGCTCAGCTCATCACGCAACCATTTGCTTATGAGAAATATAGGGATCGGAAG GTACAAGATCTCATGCTTCAAGAACGTGAGAACAGGGTCATCAAAGATAAGCAACAATCAGTTTTACCAAAG GTGAATAAGGAGTTGGCAGCTCGACTTCAAGCTGAAGCAGCAACTGAGATTAATGCAAGTAGCTCggccaagaaaaagaaaaatgataaaaagaag gcAATTAATGCTTCTTCTATTCTTGAAGATGATCGTTTCACAAAGTTGTTCAGTGATCTGGACTTCGAG GTAGACGAAAACACTGACCAGTTCAAACGTAGTTTGTCTGtacaacagaaagaaaaagctaaGATGGTAAACTCTATGCAGGACGAGGATCAGGATGAAGAG gaagaagaagtacTTCTGCCTGAGCTACCTAGTGTGGAGGAAACAGATCGTGCTTTCCATCGAAGTGCAGAAGGTAGCAGTAGTAGCAATAGCGACAATGAAACTGATGAGGAAACTCTTTCGGACAAGAAGAagttagaaagagaaaaggcAAAACGAAAGCAAGAGCAGCGAGAACGTCACCATCAACAGTACGAGGAAAAGATGCTGCAGAGAGAAGCAGAACG AGCTGCTCGTCTTGTATACAAACCAAAGAAGTTTGTTTTCCATGAACTGGACTCTTCAGAGAGCACCCGGAAATTCCTTGACGAACACGTCGAGGACGAAGGTCCTTCAGAT aagtCGATCTCCTTAGCAGCAAGGAAGTCGCTCATGAAGGAGCAAGGAGAATTAGAGAAGCATGAGGATGTGTTCGGAGGTCGTTCCATGACATTTACTCTGGCCAAAAAAGGAGCCTCGGGGAGAGAAGCTAGGGCAGTGGAGGAAAAG AAGAAACACATGAAGGAACGGAAGGCAACGATACGGAAGCCGACGACTAACATAAAAAGATCATTAAAGAAACTTCCTGGGAATCTTTCGAAGCCATGA
- a CDS encoding hypothetical protein (NECATOR_CHRIV.G16660.T1): MDVFEKVFRRNRMKTQHLISIACLSLLAYIVVRTTRILTPSAGNMKSFYINKYETHEDVSKKMNEMRVSRENYLKANPSGIDEFPELKKEYDGNEDHRTERELNEINDEEQAVREVQQDKNDRDSGNDIADLPTKSREHIQFIQEVPDTINATTDSSTSTPSTTTLADILSFRSSVALFTKKPVEATIEKLEETPVNMDYVNNLEERFNTNEDHPRIADYQLYPTEEISNETNVEKTFPVPNIPGALTNLTFSEKSSQNPEILVNQANNETTTNVGATAVDITTVPYSFSGRPEASEVDHSRGDEAVNISHVKDLQQREEQLGKVEKNNSVIEKMDQKGNDILENADTTREKREQLDSNDISQFII; this comes from the exons ATGgatgttttcgaaaaagtgTTTCGACGAAATCGAATGAAAACACAACATCTTATTTCAATTGCATGTCTATCACTATTAGCATATATCGTTGTACGCACTACTAG GATTCTCACACCGTCTGCTGGTAACATGAAGAGCTTCTATATTAACAAATACGAGACTCATGAAGATGTTTCAAAGAAGATGAATGAGA tgcgcGTAAGTCGTGAAAACTACCTCAAAGCAAATCCGAGTGGCATCGACGAGTTTccagaattgaaaaaagaatacgaTGGAAACGAAGATCACCGTACTG agCGTGAACTTAATGAAATAAACGATGAAGAGCAAGCAGTGAGGGAAGTACAGCAAG ATAAAAACGATCGAGACAGTGGTAACGATATAGCAGATCTTCCCACTAAATCAAGGGAACACATTCAATTTATTCAGGAGGTTCCAGATACCATTAATGCAACTACGGACTCTTCCACATCAACTCCAAGCACGACAACCTTAGCGGATATTCTCAGTTTCAGATCGAGCGTTGCGCTATTTACGAAAAAACCCGTAGAAGCAACCATAGAAAAGCTGGAAGAAACTCCCGTTAATATGGATTATGTGAATAATTTGGAGGAACGCTTCAACACGAATGAGGATCATCCTCGAATCGCCGACTATCAATTATACCCAACAGAAGAGATTTCGAACGAAACTAATGTCGAGAAGACATTTCCCGTACCAAACATTCCCGGTGCACTCACAAACCTAACCTTCTCGGAAAAATCGAGCCAGAATCCTGAAATTCTCGTTAACCAAGCAAACAATGAAACGACCACGAACGTTGGCGCTACTGCTGTGGATATCACCACTGTTCCCTATTCGTTTTCTGGGAGACCAGAAGCTTCTGAAGTAGATCACAGTCGCGGAGACGAAGCAGTTAACATCAGTCACGTCAAGGATTTGCAACAACGTGAAGAACAGCtaggaaaagtggaaaaaaataattcagtgATAGAAAAGATGGATCAAAAAGGAAACGATATTTTGGAGAATGCTGACACAACAAGAGAGAAACGAGAGCAACTTGACTCGAACGACATAAGTCAGTTTATAATTTGA
- a CDS encoding hypothetical protein (NECATOR_CHRIV.G16658.T3), producing the protein MIFVLATMLLSGVQMQVASINDVKIYNLSAGKSIPEWMSSEARRKAERKSIDVRRRVQLIQDFEMPDVSHTVNVSRDGRYVFATGCYKSWLKCYDLENLSQKFQRGLDAAVVKLIPLSDDYSKIVLLEEDRFLEMHAAFGRYFRMRMPRCGRDMAFSMESSDLYLVGASTEVYRLNLELGEWLSPLQTNGSALNCCQFADSHQLFVCGTTEGQVEAWDHRDKSRVGVLDCLPHLTEIKSTVEITSVSFRDALRLGVGTSNGQVLMYDIRSCKPLIVKDHINGLPIKKIDFVLRENENLVLSMDGRVLKIWNENDGKPFAAVETENGLNDFCRYPNSGLMFFANEAPRMLQFFIPALGPAPKWCSYLETITEELEESQSASLYDDYKFVTKDELEQLSLSHLIGSSVLRAYMHGYFLDRRLYDKAQLITQPFAYEKYRDRKVQDLMLQERENRVIKDKQQSVLPKVNKELAARLQAEAATEINASSSAKKKKNDKKKAINASSILEDDRFTKLFSDLDFEVDENTDQFKRSLSVQQKEKAKMVNSMQDEDQDEEEEEVLLPELPSVEETDRAFHRSAEGSSSSNSDNETDEETLSDKKKLEREKAKRKQEQRERHHQQYEEKMLQREAERAARLVYKPKKFVFHELDSSESTRKFLDEHVEDEGPSDKSISLAARKSLMKEQGELEKHEDVFGGRSMTFTLAKKGASGREARAVEEKKKHMKERKATIRKPTTNIKRSLKKLPGNLSKP; encoded by the exons ATGATATTCGTTCTCGCTACGATGCTGTTATCTGG TGTACAGATGCAAGTCGCATCCATCAACGATGTGAAGATATACAACTTAAGCGCTGGAAAGAGTATTCCAGAA tGGATGAGCTCCGAGGCGAGAAGGAAAGCAGAGCGAAAAAGCATCG ATGTACGTAGGCGGGTTCAATTAATTCAAGATTTTGAAATGCCTGATGTCAGCCATACCGTCAATGTTTCTCGTGATGGCAGATATGTTTTTGCTACAG GTTGTTACAAGTCATGGTTAAAGTGCTATGATTTGGAAAATCTTTCTCAAAAGTTCCAACGAGGTCTCGACGCTGCTGTCGTTAAATTAATACCATTAAGCGATGATTACTCTAAG ATCGTCCTCCTGGAAGAAGATCGTTTTCTGGAAATGCATGCTGCGTTTGGGAGGTATTTTCGGATGCGTATGCCTCGCTGCGGACGCGATATGGCTTTCTCTATGGAGAGCAGTGACCTTTACCTCGTTGGTGCTAG tacTGAGGTGTACCGCTTGAATTTGGAGTTAGGTGAGTGGCTCTCTCCCCTTCAGACCAATGGCTCTGCACTGAATTGTTGCCAGTTCGCCGACTCTCACCAACTTTTCGTATGCG GAACAACGGAAGGTCAAGTGGAAGCATGGGATCATCGAGACAAATCAAGAGTTGGAGTCCTGGATTGCTTGCCACACTTGACTGAAATAAA GTCCACTGTGGAAATAACATCCGTGAGTTTCCGGGATGCTTTGCGGCTCGGTGTTGGAACAAGTAATGGTCAG GTCCTCATGTACGATATTCGTTCTTGTAAACCTTTAATTGTCAAGGATCATATAAATGGATTGCCAATCAAGAAGATCGATTTTGTTTTGAG AGAGAATGAAAATCTCGTGCTGAGTATGGATGGCCGCGTTCTAAAGATCTGGAATGAGAACGATGGAAAACCATTTGCTGCTGTTGAAACGGAGAATGGCTTGAACGATTTCTGTCGTTATCCCAATTCTG gcttAATGTTTTTCGCGAACGAAGCACCTCGTATGCTGCAGTTTTTCATCCCTGCTCTTGGTCCAGCGCCAAAGTGGTGTTCATATCTCGAAACTATAACCGAAGAATTGGAGGAAAGCCAATCAGCCTCCC tgtacGACGACTACAAATTCGTCACGAAGGATGAACTGGAACAGCTTAGCCTTTCGCATCTTATTGGAAGTTCCGTGCTAAGGGCCTACATGCACGGCTATTTCTTGGACAGGAGACTCTATGACAAAGCTCAGCTCATCACGCAACCATTTGCTTATGAGAAATATAGGGATCGGAAG GTACAAGATCTCATGCTTCAAGAACGTGAGAACAGGGTCATCAAAGATAAGCAACAATCAGTTTTACCAAAG GTGAATAAGGAGTTGGCAGCTCGACTTCAAGCTGAAGCAGCAACTGAGATTAATGCAAGTAGCTCggccaagaaaaagaaaaatgataaaaagaag gcAATTAATGCTTCTTCTATTCTTGAAGATGATCGTTTCACAAAGTTGTTCAGTGATCTGGACTTCGAG GTAGACGAAAACACTGACCAGTTCAAACGTAGTTTGTCTGtacaacagaaagaaaaagctaaGATGGTAAACTCTATGCAGGACGAGGATCAGGATGAAGAG gaagaagaagtacTTCTGCCTGAGCTACCTAGTGTGGAGGAAACAGATCGTGCTTTCCATCGAAGTGCAGAAGGTAGCAGTAGTAGCAATAGCGACAATGAAACTGATGAGGAAACTCTTTCGGACAAGAAGAagttagaaagagaaaaggcAAAACGAAAGCAAGAGCAGCGAGAACGTCACCATCAACAGTACGAGGAAAAGATGCTGCAGAGAGAAGCAGAACG AGCTGCTCGTCTTGTATACAAACCAAAGAAGTTTGTTTTCCATGAACTGGACTCTTCAGAGAGCACCCGGAAATTCCTTGACGAACACGTCGAGGACGAAGGTCCTTCAGAT aagtCGATCTCCTTAGCAGCAAGGAAGTCGCTCATGAAGGAGCAAGGAGAATTAGAGAAGCATGAGGATGTGTTCGGAGGTCGTTCCATGACATTTACTCTGGCCAAAAAAGGAGCCTCGGGGAGAGAAGCTAGGGCAGTGGAGGAAAAG AAGAAACACATGAAGGAACGGAAGGCAACGATACGGAAGCCGACGACTAACATAAAAAGATCATTAAAGAAACTTCCTGGGAATCTTTCGAAGCCATGA